One genomic window of Gossypium hirsutum isolate 1008001.06 chromosome D11, Gossypium_hirsutum_v2.1, whole genome shotgun sequence includes the following:
- the LOC121223143 gene encoding L10-interacting MYB domain-containing protein-like, with product MVKTQNFVEGDSTLATKAVWDDELTLIFCELCVNEVNAGNRPTTHLNSKGWENVIALFQAKTQKNYGKLQLKNKWDTLKKGWRLWRELVKESTGIGWCPSKKTVDATEEWWAEKIQENPNFKGFKKKGIEPQLNELMWQMFGGIVATGKNAWAPSSGVLPSGVPMGDDAPNEGFCDSDEHSNKNESIPPNEVPSNPSHEIPNRRKQTLGAVHGKGKKSS from the exons atggtaaAGACACAAAATTTTGTGGAGGGAGATAGTACCTTAGCAACAAAAGCTGTTTGGGATGATGAGTTGACGttgatattttgtgaactttgcgtgaatgaagtcaatgctggcaatagaccgacaactcatctaaactcaaaaggatgggaaaatgtcattgctctttttcaagcaaaaacacaaaaaaattatggaaaacttcaattgaaaaataagtgggATACATTAAAAAAGGGATGGAGGTTATGGAGGGAGTTGGTTAAGGAATCTACGGGTATTGGATGGTGTCCATCTAAAAAGACGGTTGATGCTACCGAAGAATGGTGGGCTGAAAAAATACAG GAAAATCctaattttaaaggatttaagaagaaaggaattgaaccaCAATTGAATGAGTTAATGTGGCAAATGTTTGGTGGCATTGTAGCCACTGGAAAGAACGCATGGGCACCTTCGTCTGGTGTTCTTCCAAGTGGGGTTCCAATGGGAGATGATGCACCTAATGAGGGATTTTGTGATTCAGATGAACATAGTAACAAGAATGAAAGTATTCCTCCTAATGAGGTACCATCAAACCCTTCTCATGAAATTCCTAATCGAAGAAAGCAAACACTTGGGGCTGTACAcggtaaaggaaaaaaatcaagttaa